The Streptococcus iniae genome contains the following window.
TAGAGTAAACGGAAAAACAAAAGAATACACAACAGATAATGCTTTTTCACTCTTTGATTTGGGCTACTATGAAGATGCCACCAATTTAGACATTATGCTTATTTTTCCTAAAAATATGACTATTTCCTATAGTCAACCCCATTTATACCGCTTAAATACCCTTAATTATCAAAAAGCAATGACAACCATAAATAAACATCAGGTTAAAACAAAAATCTTTAAAAATAAAGTCATTACTACTTACAATAGCCCTAAAAAAGCTTCCTTACTAATAACACTTCCCTTTGATAAGGGATGGTCAGCATCACTAAATGGTAAAAAAGTATCTGTTCAAAAGGCTCAAAATGGTTTTATGAAAGTAGATATTCCAAAAGGAAAAGGACACCTACAATTAAGCTTCCTTCCTAAAGGTTTACTATCTGGACTGTTTATTTCTTTCGCTGGAATTTTGCTATATCTTTTTATTTTTATCATAGGAAAAAGAAAACAAGAAAAAGCACCTATCATTAAAAAATGATAGATGCTTTTTTAACTCCGGCAGTAGGACTCGAACCTACGACATCATGATTAACAGTCATGCGCTACTACCAACTGAGCTATGCCGGAAAAATAAAAAAAATTGCTTAGCAGCAATTATGATAGTCCGTACGGGATTCGAACCCGTGTTACCGCCGTGAAAAGGCGGTGTCTTAACCCCTTGACCAACGGACCAGAAGCTGTTAGAGATAACTATCTCTTCAACACTCTTATTATTATATCAGATTGTTTTGATTTGTCTAGTATTTTTTTGAAAAAAATTTACTTTTTTTTAGAGCCCTATTATAGATAAATTTCAAGTCCAAATTATCCAGTTCGTAAAAATACTTTAGGAGATTTGCAGTTTAAGATTTTCTTAGGATAATTATTTATCCAGTTTTTGATATCAGTGAGCATTCTTGTGGTCGTTTTCTTAATACCTTTTTGGTAATATCATAATAGTACATCTCTGATTTTCTTTAATGTATTTGTGGTAAACTACATTATATCTTTCTAAGAGATTTTTATACCTTTAACTGACTAAGAGATTTTAGAACTTTCAAGAATATTTCAAATCATTTTTATAGCAAGTTTCAAAAATTCAAAATAGAATTAAGCATTGACATGATTAGTATATTTTTGTTAAAATAAGGAAGTTAGGTCTCATAGCTCAGCTGGATAGAGCATTCGCCTTCTAAGCGAACGGTCGCAGGTTCGAATCCTGCTGGGATCAAAAAAGAGATACTGGATTTTTTCCAGTATCTTTTTTGTTTCACGTGAAACTTTATTATTTATGATAAGGACTTCCTTCAGTAATCATAAAAGCCCTATAAATTTGTTCGATTAAAACAAGTCGCATTAATTGATGAGGTAACGTAAGTAAACCAAAACTCATCAGCATATTAGCTCTTGATTTTACTTCTTTTGTTAAACCTAAACTTCCACCAATGATAAATGTAATATCGGAAATACCATTAATAGAAACATTGTCTAATTGCTGACTGAATGCTTCTGATGCCAATTGTTTCCCCTCAATTGCTAACGCAATAACATAATCTCTTTGACCAATCTTATTAAGAATGCGCTGACCTTCTTTTTCCATTATTCTATCTTTTTCAGACGAACTAGCTTTATCAGGTGTCTTCTCATCAGCTAATTCAACAATTTCAAACTTGCAAAAACGACTTAGCCGTTTTTGGTACTCAGCAATACCGTCCTTAAGGTATTTTTCTTTTAATTTTCCTACACAAATAATTTTTATTCTCATAATTTTATTGTATCACAAGTTAATGGAAAAGTTTTATACTAAAAAAAGTTTTCCACAGCCTGTGGATTTCTTTATTTTTAAACTATTTTAAGGTATAATTAAGCAGAATTTTATACCATTGTAAATAATAGTTGGAGGTAGTATAATGTCACATTTTAAAAATATATACAAATTAATTTGGGTTCTTTTGGCAGGCTTTTTAGGTGGTTTTTTTGCATTTATAGTTATTAATACCTTTAATCAAAAAACTTCTA
Protein-coding sequences here:
- the rlmH gene encoding 23S rRNA (pseudouridine(1915)-N(3))-methyltransferase RlmH, translated to MRIKIICVGKLKEKYLKDGIAEYQKRLSRFCKFEIVELADEKTPDKASSSEKDRIMEKEGQRILNKIGQRDYVIALAIEGKQLASEAFSQQLDNVSINGISDITFIIGGSLGLTKEVKSRANMLMSFGLLTLPHQLMRLVLIEQIYRAFMITEGSPYHK